The proteins below come from a single Triticum aestivum cultivar Chinese Spring chromosome 5D, IWGSC CS RefSeq v2.1, whole genome shotgun sequence genomic window:
- the LOC123122614 gene encoding noroxomaritidine synthase 2: MSLISTALVLLVPLGLYLYLLQSSRRRSNNPAAAVFPTKWPMLGMLPSLLANMYNFHEYSYLVLAGSGLNFNGDGPPGAGMRFFITCDPANIQHIFTTNYHNFPKGAEFAAIFDIMAGGLFTIDGELWHRRRVKFVGVISSPWFTDRVAAHCHDKVKDHLLPLLAHMASTGTSFDMQELMVRLMFDMTAMAVFGVDPGFLSLDMPPIDASIAMDTVMEVGFLRHTMPASLWKAMRWLNIGLERKLHEAKKVLHRFVVDTIERRKTTRENVGHDEDEEVVGDILSSYINDPDFADDDLLRATLINFMIAGRDTIGTTLPWIFYNLAQNPNIVSIIRNELSPIASHKVAHGMGAMVFEPEETKSLVYLRATLYETLRLYPPAHMERKTVVTDDIMPSGHEVHAGDAIFISLYSMGRMESLWGKDCLDFNPNRWLLEGSNKLKNVPSRKFLAFNSGPRVCMGKEIAVMQMKTIVAAVMWNFDVELVEGQSIQPKLSCLLQMKNGLIVKLKKREA, translated from the coding sequence ATGTCACTCATCTCCACAGCACTTGTGCTACTTGTTCCCCTAGGCCTTTACTTGTACCTGCTGCAGTCTAGTCGTAGAAGATCAAATAACCCAGCAGCAGCAGTGTTCCCCACAAAATGGCCAATGCTAGGCATGCTCCCTTCtctcttggccaacatgtacaacttCCATGAGTACAGTTATTTGGTCCTCGCTGGATCAGGCCTCAACTTCAATGGGGACGGCCCTCCTGGGGCCGGGATGCGGTTCTTCATCACCTGCGACCCTGCCAACATCCAGCACATCTTCACGACCAACTACCACAACTTCCCCAAGGGTGCGGAATTCGCTGCCATCTTTGACATCATGGCAGGTGGCCTCTTCACTATCGACGGCGAGCTGTGGCATCGGCGCCGCGTGAAATTTGTGGGCGTGATCAGCAGCCCGTGGTTTACTGACCGTGTGGCAGCTCATTGCCATGACAAGGTGAAGGACCACCTCCTCCCGTTGCTTGCCCACATGGCGAGTACCGGCACTTCATTCGACATGCAAGAATTAATGGTGAGGTTAATGTTTGACATGACCGCCATGGCAGTCTTTGGCGTGGACCCTGGCTTCCTGTCCTTGGACATGCCTCCCATTGATGCCTCCATTGCCATGGACACGGTCATGGAGGTGGGATTTCTACGGCACACCATGCCGGCCTCTTTGTGGAAGGCAATGAGGTGGCTAAATATTGGTCTTGAGAGAAAGCTCCACGAAGCGAAGAAAGTGCTCCACAGGTTTGTTGTGGATACAATTGAGAGGAGGAAGACCACCAGAGAAAATGTTGGCCACGATGAGGATGAAGAGGTTGTGGGTGATATTTTATCTTCCTACATCAATGACCCGGACTTCGCCGACGATGACTTGCTCCGTGCGACACTCATTAACTTCATGATCGCTGGGAGGGACACAATCGGCACGACCCTGCCATGGATATTCTATAATCTCGCCCAGAACCCTAACATCGTATCAATCATCCGTAATGAACTCTCCCCAATTGCATCGCACAAAGTAGCCCACGGTATGGGTGCAATGGTCTTTGAGCCGGAGGAGACCAAATCTCTGGTCTATCTAAGAGCCACCTTGTACGAGACTCTCAGACTATACCCGCCAGCGCATATGGAGCGCAAGACAGTGGTTAccgatgatatcatgccaagtggCCATGAGGTGCACGCCGGTGATGCCATCTTTATCTCTCTTTACTCCATGGGAAGAATGGAGAGCTTGTGGGGTAAAGACTGCCTCGACTTTAACCCAAACAGATGGCTCTTGGAGGGTAGCAACAAGCTCAAGAATGTACCGTCTCGCAAGTTCCTGGCCTTCAACTCGGGCCCGAGGGTGTGCATGGGCAAGGAAATCGCGGTTATGCAGATGAAGACCATCGTCGCTGCAGTCATGTGGAACTTTGATGTGGAGCTGGTGGAAGGACAGAGCATCCAGCCCAAGCTATCTTGTTTACTGCAAATGAAAAATGGGCTCATAGTGAAGCTGAAGAAACGAGAAGCGTAA